Proteins from a genomic interval of Candidatus Eisenbacteria bacterium:
- a CDS encoding ABC-F family ATP-binding cassette domain-containing protein — translation MLRLEKASKSFGGQVLFEEVDWFLGDRDRVGLIGRNGTGKSTLLRMLARIESPDAGALHAPRLQSVGLLPQFGFESGPGTVSEESRRVFDDLLSLRAERERIEARLAGDDLDPAEAESLLARHTDLEERFGNAGGYEIERRVHQVLTGLGFSEADFGRPVRSLSGGWQMRVALARLLLQNNSVLLLDEPTNHLDIEARVWLEGFLAESPNALVIVSHDRHFLDRTVGRVTEIMGRKLIDYAGNYSSYVEQRQVRYEMALKAYERQQEEIARITRFIDRFRAKNTKAPQVQSRIRMLEKMERLEPPNPPSRAIRFRFPQPESSGRIVMRLRDVAKRYGDLAVFRGADLDLERGEKIALVGPNGAGKSTLMRILAGEEDLQQGSREVGFRVLIESFAQDQADRLPEDRTLLAEATDRAPVALVPAVRNLLGAFLFRGDDVDKPLRVLSGGERNRFALMLMLLRPANLLLLDEPTNHLDIEAQEVLLAALNDFTGTVVFVSHDHHFIERLATRIVEVGGGSLRSFPGDYESYLWRKKQEEEQSGPGIAVDGGQEPEDAPSREDRRGEKRVEPRRGRMIVRIEDEIASLEERKAKLEDLMGLEGFFRDPDRSRFYIEEHRNLLSDLERLYKEWHDLAEE, via the coding sequence ATGCTGCGACTCGAGAAGGCGAGCAAGTCCTTCGGCGGGCAGGTCCTCTTCGAGGAGGTCGACTGGTTTCTCGGCGATCGCGACCGCGTCGGCCTGATCGGACGCAACGGGACGGGGAAGTCGACTCTGCTGAGGATGCTCGCGAGGATCGAATCGCCCGATGCGGGGGCGCTCCATGCCCCGCGACTGCAGAGCGTGGGCCTGTTGCCCCAGTTCGGATTCGAGAGCGGCCCGGGAACCGTCAGCGAGGAGTCGCGGCGCGTCTTCGACGACCTCCTCTCGCTGCGCGCCGAGCGCGAACGGATCGAGGCGCGCCTTGCGGGTGACGACCTCGACCCGGCGGAGGCGGAGTCCCTCCTCGCCCGGCACACCGATCTGGAGGAGCGATTCGGCAACGCCGGCGGATACGAGATCGAGAGGAGGGTGCATCAAGTCCTCACCGGCCTCGGATTCTCGGAGGCCGACTTCGGCAGGCCGGTTCGATCCCTCTCTGGCGGATGGCAGATGCGCGTCGCCCTGGCCAGGCTCCTTCTGCAGAACAACAGCGTGCTCCTTCTCGATGAGCCGACCAATCACCTGGACATCGAGGCGCGCGTCTGGCTGGAGGGATTCCTTGCCGAGTCGCCGAACGCCCTTGTCATCGTGTCCCACGACCGTCACTTCCTAGATCGAACGGTCGGCAGAGTCACGGAGATCATGGGTCGAAAGCTGATCGACTATGCGGGGAACTACTCCAGCTACGTCGAGCAACGGCAGGTCCGATACGAGATGGCCTTGAAGGCGTACGAGAGGCAGCAGGAGGAGATCGCCCGCATCACCCGCTTCATCGATCGCTTCCGCGCGAAGAACACGAAGGCCCCGCAGGTGCAGAGCCGGATCAGGATGCTCGAGAAGATGGAACGGCTCGAGCCTCCGAACCCTCCCTCGCGGGCGATCCGGTTCCGCTTCCCGCAGCCCGAGTCCTCCGGAAGAATCGTCATGCGGCTTCGGGATGTCGCGAAGCGCTACGGCGATCTCGCCGTCTTCCGCGGAGCCGACCTCGATCTGGAGCGCGGCGAGAAGATCGCCCTGGTCGGTCCCAACGGCGCGGGAAAGTCGACGCTCATGCGGATCCTGGCGGGCGAGGAGGATCTGCAGCAGGGTTCGCGGGAGGTCGGCTTCCGCGTCCTGATCGAGTCGTTCGCGCAGGATCAGGCCGACCGGCTGCCGGAGGACAGGACGCTCCTGGCGGAGGCGACGGATCGCGCTCCCGTGGCGCTGGTCCCGGCCGTGCGCAATCTGCTCGGCGCCTTCCTCTTTCGCGGGGATGACGTGGACAAGCCTCTCCGGGTCCTCTCCGGCGGGGAGAGGAACAGATTCGCCTTGATGCTGATGCTCCTTCGCCCCGCGAATCTCCTGCTGCTCGATGAGCCGACGAACCACCTGGACATCGAAGCGCAGGAGGTCCTGCTCGCGGCCCTGAACGACTTCACGGGAACCGTCGTCTTCGTGTCGCACGACCACCACTTCATCGAGAGGCTCGCGACACGGATCGTCGAGGTGGGCGGCGGATCTCTCCGAAGCTTCCCCGGAGACTACGAGTCGTACCTCTGGAGGAAGAAGCAGGAAGAGGAGCAATCAGGGCCGGGGATCGCCGTCGATGGGGGACAGGAGCCGGAGGATGCCCCCTCAAGGGAGGACCGGCGCGGCGAGAAAAGGGTCGAGCCGCGCCGCGGGCGGATGATCGTTCGGATAGAGGATGAGATCGCCTCGCTCGAAGAGCGCAAGGCGAAGCTCGAGGATCTCATGGGCCTGGAGGGGTTCTTCAGGGATCCGGACCGCTCCCGCTTCTACATCGAGGAGCACAGGAATCTGCTCTCGGATCTCGAGCGTCTCTACAAGGAGTGGCACGACCTCGCTGAGGAGTGA